In Kitasatospora sp. NBC_00240, the following are encoded in one genomic region:
- a CDS encoding lysophospholipid acyltransferase family protein produces MINLLTKLVLKPLARAVYRPVIEGLENVPRKGGVILASNHLSFIDSVVIPLTAPRQVHFLAKAEYFTGTGLKGALSRGFFEAIGAVAVERGTYRSAQASLQSALEILEDDKAFGIYPEGTRSLDGRLYRGKTGVAWLALTAGVPVVPVALEGPEEILPVGRRIPRVRKVTVRFGEPLHFAELHGQARSAQARRQVTDEVMRAIQELSGQEVATSYNELPKAA; encoded by the coding sequence ATGATCAACCTACTCACCAAGCTGGTGCTGAAACCCCTCGCGCGGGCGGTCTACCGGCCGGTGATCGAGGGTCTGGAGAACGTGCCGCGCAAGGGCGGGGTGATCCTGGCCAGCAACCACCTGTCCTTCATCGACAGCGTGGTCATCCCGCTGACCGCACCGCGCCAGGTGCACTTCCTGGCCAAGGCCGAGTACTTCACCGGCACCGGCCTCAAGGGCGCGCTGTCCCGGGGCTTCTTCGAGGCGATCGGCGCCGTGGCGGTCGAGCGCGGCACCTACCGCTCGGCGCAGGCCTCGCTGCAGTCGGCGCTGGAGATCCTGGAGGACGACAAGGCCTTCGGCATCTACCCCGAGGGCACCCGCTCGCTGGACGGCCGGCTGTACCGCGGCAAGACCGGCGTCGCCTGGCTGGCGCTGACCGCCGGGGTGCCCGTGGTGCCGGTGGCGCTGGAGGGCCCGGAGGAGATCCTGCCGGTCGGCCGGCGGATCCCGCGCGTGCGCAAGGTGACCGTCCGTTTCGGCGAGCCGCTGCACTTCGCCGAGCTGCACGGCCAGGCCCGCTCGGCGCAGGCCCGCCGGCAGGTCACCGACGAGGTGATGCGGGCCATCCAGGAGCTGTCCGGCCAGGAGGTCGCGACCAGCTACAACGAGCTCCCCAAGGCCGCCTGA
- a CDS encoding ABC transporter ATP-binding protein codes for MRPDSTGWTPPTRPESEPPPPRQLRRILALFRPYRGRLGVVGLLVAASAVVSVISPFLLRAVLDTAIPQGRTGLLSLLVLGMITAAVVNSIFGVVQTLLSTTVGQRVMHDLRTTVYAHLQRMSLAFFTRTRTGEVQSRIANDIGGMQSTVTSTATSLVSNFTSVVASVVAMLALDWRLTVVSLLLLPLFVWISRRVGGERKKITTERQKQLALMSSAVQESLSVSGILLGRTMGRSDSLSREFTEQSDRLADLEVRSSMAGRWRMNAIQIVMAAMPALIYWAAGLAQAGGAPIVSVGTLVAFVSLQQGLFRPTISLLSTGVQVQTSLALFQRIFEYLDLPVEIAEPARPVHLERITGEVRFEGVDFRYDPAQERPTLAGIELKVPAGGSLAVVGETGSGKTTLSYLVPRLYDVTGGRVTIDGTDVRELSFETLSRAVGVVSQETYLFHASVADNLRFAKPDATDEELVAAARAAQVHDMIAGLPDGYDTMVGERGYRFSGGEKQRLALARTILRNPPVLILDEATSALDNRTELAVQQAIDALAAGRTTITVAHRLSTIRSADQIVVLDRGEVVELGTHDQLVEAGGRYAALLRREGPVGAPEPSGAGHG; via the coding sequence TTGAGGCCCGACAGCACCGGCTGGACCCCGCCCACCCGCCCCGAGAGCGAGCCGCCCCCGCCCAGGCAGCTGCGCCGCATCCTGGCGCTGTTCCGCCCGTACCGCGGCCGACTCGGGGTGGTCGGCCTGCTGGTCGCCGCCTCCGCCGTGGTCTCGGTGATCTCGCCCTTCCTGCTCCGCGCGGTACTCGACACCGCGATCCCGCAGGGCCGGACCGGCCTGCTCAGCCTGCTGGTGCTGGGCATGATCACGGCGGCCGTGGTGAACAGCATCTTCGGCGTCGTGCAGACCCTGCTGTCCACCACCGTCGGCCAGCGCGTCATGCACGACCTGCGGACCACGGTCTACGCTCACCTGCAGCGGATGTCCCTGGCCTTCTTCACCCGGACCAGGACCGGCGAGGTGCAGTCCAGGATCGCCAACGACATCGGCGGCATGCAGTCCACCGTGACCTCCACCGCCACCTCGCTGGTCTCCAACTTCACCTCCGTGGTCGCCTCCGTGGTCGCCATGCTGGCGCTGGACTGGCGGCTGACCGTGGTGTCGCTGCTGCTCCTGCCGCTCTTCGTCTGGATCAGCCGGCGGGTCGGCGGCGAGCGCAAGAAGATCACCACCGAGCGGCAGAAGCAGCTGGCGCTGATGTCCTCGGCGGTCCAGGAGTCGCTCTCGGTCAGCGGCATCCTGCTCGGCCGCACCATGGGGCGCTCCGACTCGCTGTCCCGCGAGTTCACCGAGCAGTCCGACCGGCTGGCCGACCTGGAGGTCCGCTCCAGCATGGCCGGCCGCTGGCGGATGAACGCCATCCAGATCGTGATGGCCGCGATGCCCGCGCTGATCTACTGGGCCGCCGGGCTGGCCCAGGCGGGCGGCGCCCCGATCGTCTCGGTCGGCACCCTGGTCGCCTTCGTCTCGCTGCAGCAGGGCCTCTTCCGGCCCACCATCAGTCTGCTCTCCACCGGCGTCCAGGTGCAGACCTCGCTGGCGCTGTTCCAGCGCATCTTCGAGTACCTGGACCTGCCGGTCGAGATCGCCGAGCCGGCCCGGCCCGTCCACCTGGAGCGGATCACCGGGGAGGTCCGCTTCGAGGGCGTCGACTTCCGCTACGACCCGGCCCAGGAGCGGCCCACGCTGGCCGGGATCGAGCTGAAGGTGCCGGCCGGCGGTTCGCTGGCGGTCGTCGGCGAGACCGGCTCGGGCAAGACCACGCTCAGCTACCTGGTGCCGAGGCTCTACGACGTCACCGGCGGGCGGGTCACCATCGACGGCACGGACGTGCGCGAGCTGTCCTTCGAGACACTCTCCCGCGCGGTCGGCGTGGTCTCCCAGGAGACCTACCTCTTCCACGCCTCGGTCGCCGACAACCTGCGCTTCGCCAAGCCGGACGCCACCGACGAGGAGCTGGTCGCGGCCGCCCGGGCGGCGCAGGTCCACGACATGATCGCGGGCCTGCCGGACGGCTACGACACCATGGTGGGCGAGCGCGGCTACCGCTTCTCGGGCGGTGAGAAGCAGCGTCTGGCGCTGGCCCGGACGATCCTGCGCAATCCGCCGGTGCTGATCCTGGACGAGGCGACCAGCGCCCTGGACAACCGGACCGAGCTGGCCGTCCAGCAGGCGATCGACGCGCTGGCCGCCGGCCGGACCACCATCACCGTCGCGCACCGGCTCTCCACGATCCGCTCCGCGGACCAGATCGTGGTGCTCGACCGGGGGGAGGTCGTCGAGCTGGGGACGCACGATCAGCTGGTGGAGGCCGGCGGGCGGTACGCCGCGCTGCTGCGGCGGGAGGGCCCGGTGGGGGCCCCGGAGCCGAGCGGGGCCGGCCACGGGTGA
- a CDS encoding SDR family oxidoreductase produces the protein MTTALITGATAGIGAAFAVKLARAGHNVVLVARDTGRLAEYAEKLSAEYGVEAEALTADLATDAGIAAVEERLADPARPVDLLINNAGFGNKGAFLTVPLQGDLDMQKVHIEAVLRLTAAALPGMRERRLGGVINVASVAAFLPRGTYGASKAWVVSFTQGVARDLGDSGVRMMALCPGFTRTEFHQRAGMGTSDIPSWGWLSAERVVNEAMRDFARGRSLSVPGKRYKAAVAVARLLPSGALGGVSSKAARTYGKE, from the coding sequence ATGACCACTGCCCTCATCACCGGCGCCACCGCCGGCATCGGCGCCGCGTTCGCCGTCAAGCTCGCCCGCGCCGGCCACAACGTCGTCCTGGTCGCCCGGGACACCGGCCGGCTGGCCGAGTACGCCGAGAAGCTGTCCGCCGAGTACGGTGTCGAGGCCGAGGCGCTCACCGCGGACCTGGCCACCGACGCCGGTATCGCCGCCGTCGAGGAGCGCCTCGCGGACCCGGCCCGGCCGGTGGACCTGCTGATCAACAACGCCGGCTTCGGCAACAAGGGCGCCTTCCTCACCGTGCCGCTGCAGGGCGATCTGGACATGCAGAAGGTGCACATCGAGGCCGTCCTGCGGCTGACCGCCGCCGCCCTGCCGGGGATGCGCGAGCGCCGGCTCGGCGGCGTGATCAACGTGGCCTCGGTGGCGGCCTTCCTGCCGCGCGGCACGTACGGGGCGAGCAAGGCCTGGGTGGTGAGCTTCACCCAGGGCGTCGCCCGTGACCTGGGCGACTCCGGGGTGCGGATGATGGCGCTCTGCCCGGGCTTCACCCGGACCGAGTTCCACCAGCGGGCCGGCATGGGCACCTCGGACATCCCCTCCTGGGGCTGGCTGTCGGCGGAGCGGGTGGTGAACGAGGCGATGCGCGACTTCGCCCGCGGCCGGTCGCTGTCCGTCCCCGGCAAGCGGTACAAGGCGGCGGTGGCGGTGGCCAGGCTGCTGCCGTCCGGCGCGCTCGGCGGGGTGTCCTCGAAGGCGGCGCGGACGTACGGCAAGGAGTGA
- a CDS encoding SDR family oxidoreductase, translating to MSAVPPLSAQVVVVTGAARGVGATLARKLAARGAKVALVGLEPAELKEAAALCGPDASSWEADVTDLEALTATARAIQDRYGRIDAVVANAGIAIGGPLLDSDHRAFSRVIEVNLLGSVATARAFLPALAGSGGYLLQIASLAAMTPAPLMSAYCASKSGVEAFAHALRAEVAHQGVKVGVGYLSWTDTDMVRGADQDVVLRQMRSRLPWPANKTYPLDPAVDRLVAGIARRSAHVYAQAWLRAMQPVRSLLPGLIATVGARDIAKLAPQLRATASTRLRPVGAGGEADSAARSAGTAGGTE from the coding sequence ATGAGCGCCGTCCCGCCGCTGTCCGCCCAGGTCGTCGTCGTCACCGGAGCCGCCCGCGGGGTCGGCGCGACCCTGGCCCGCAAGCTCGCCGCGCGGGGGGCCAAGGTCGCCCTGGTCGGCCTGGAGCCCGCCGAGCTGAAGGAGGCCGCCGCGCTCTGCGGGCCGGACGCCTCCTCCTGGGAGGCCGACGTCACCGACCTCGAGGCGCTGACCGCGACCGCCCGGGCGATCCAGGACCGCTACGGCCGGATCGACGCGGTGGTGGCCAACGCCGGCATCGCGATCGGCGGCCCGCTGCTGGACAGCGACCACCGGGCGTTCAGCCGGGTGATCGAGGTCAACCTGCTGGGCAGCGTCGCCACCGCCCGGGCCTTCCTGCCCGCGCTCGCCGGGAGCGGCGGCTACCTGCTGCAGATCGCCTCGCTGGCGGCGATGACCCCGGCGCCGCTGATGAGCGCCTACTGCGCCAGCAAGTCGGGGGTGGAGGCCTTCGCCCACGCGCTCCGCGCCGAGGTCGCCCACCAGGGCGTCAAGGTCGGTGTCGGGTACCTGAGCTGGACCGACACCGACATGGTGCGCGGGGCCGACCAGGACGTCGTGCTGCGGCAGATGCGCTCCCGGCTGCCCTGGCCGGCCAACAAGACCTACCCGCTCGATCCGGCGGTCGACCGCCTGGTGGCCGGCATCGCCCGCCGCTCGGCGCACGTCTACGCCCAGGCCTGGCTGCGCGCCATGCAGCCGGTCCGCTCGCTGCTGCCCGGTCTGATCGCGACCGTCGGGGCCCGTGACATCGCCAAGCTCGCCCCGCAGTTGAGGGCGACCGCGAGCACCCGGCTGCGCCCGGTCGGGGCCGGCGGGGAGGCCGACTCGGCGGCCCGCTCGGCCGGGACGGCGGGCGGGACGGAGTAG
- a CDS encoding alpha/beta fold hydrolase, producing MSPAIPADCVPPTPVEELRIRSADGTELHAEVHGDPAAPTVLLAHGWTCSIAFWAPVIRQLAGEFRLVAYDQRGHGRSDVPAGRAGYGTRALADDLEAVLTRVVPAGGRALLAGHSMGGMTIMAAGDRAEVASRTAAALLVSTGASDLVAELRVAPDALRSPRLRRFLHQRILKSRLPLGPVTGVSRAVLGYATMGPSSPAGRVEAIARIVHACPTPVRAHWAGVLGELDVRGGLAALAAPTAVIVGTDDRLTPPVLAHRIVAGLRDPQGLLLLPGTGHMAPVERPAEVAAEIRRLAVAHLGAPAERSTAA from the coding sequence ATGAGCCCCGCGATCCCCGCCGACTGCGTCCCGCCCACCCCCGTCGAGGAGTTGCGGATCCGCTCGGCGGACGGCACCGAACTGCACGCCGAGGTGCACGGCGACCCCGCCGCGCCGACCGTCCTGCTCGCCCACGGCTGGACCTGCTCGATCGCCTTCTGGGCCCCGGTGATCCGCCAACTCGCCGGTGAGTTCCGCCTGGTGGCGTACGACCAGCGCGGCCACGGCCGCAGCGACGTCCCGGCGGGCCGGGCCGGGTACGGCACCCGGGCGCTCGCCGACGACCTGGAGGCGGTGCTCACCCGGGTGGTCCCGGCGGGCGGGCGGGCGCTGCTCGCCGGCCACAGCATGGGCGGTATGACCATCATGGCCGCCGGCGACCGGGCCGAGGTGGCGAGCCGGACGGCCGCCGCCCTGCTGGTCAGCACCGGCGCGAGCGACCTGGTCGCCGAACTGCGGGTCGCGCCGGACGCCCTGCGCAGCCCCCGCCTGCGGCGCTTCCTGCACCAGCGGATCCTGAAGTCCCGGCTGCCGCTCGGACCGGTCACCGGAGTGAGCCGGGCGGTGCTCGGGTACGCCACCATGGGCCCGTCCTCGCCGGCCGGCCGGGTCGAGGCGATCGCCCGGATCGTGCACGCCTGCCCGACCCCCGTCCGCGCCCACTGGGCCGGGGTGCTGGGCGAGTTGGACGTCAGGGGCGGGCTGGCCGCACTGGCCGCGCCGACCGCCGTGATCGTCGGCACCGACGACCGGCTGACCCCGCCGGTGCTCGCGCACCGGATCGTCGCGGGCCTGCGCGACCCGCAGGGCCTGCTGCTGCTGCCCGGCACCGGGCACATGGCGCCGGTCGAGCGGCCGGCCGAGGTCGCCGCCGAGATCCGCCGTCTTGCCGTCGCCCACCTGGGCGCCCCCGCCGAGAGGAGCACCGCCGCATGA
- a CDS encoding NAD(P)/FAD-dependent oxidoreductase yields the protein MAPTPKRAEPTAPATPHVRVAVIGSGFGGLGAGVRLRRAGITDFVILERADSVGGTWRDNSYPGCACDVPSHLYSFSFAPNPEWPRSFSGQPDIRAYLEKVTDVFGLRPHLRFNAEVTEARWDVERTHWRITTSAGRWTADAIVSAAGPLADPQIPDLPGLDTFPGKVFHTSRWDHDYDLDGKRVAMVGTGASAAQIIPDIQPRAGRLTVFQRTPAWVLPRRDREITTAEKWLHDRLPVTAQLRRGVLFALRELQVDAFVRRPGALRLVQKIAERHIAAGVLDPALRARLTPDYRIGCKRILLSNTYYPALAAANTEVVATGLSQVRGSTLVAADGSEHEVDAIVFGTGFHVTDMPIGARVFGADGRSLAEEWKEGMEALRGSTVRGFPNLFFVIGPNTGLGNSSMILMIESQLNYLVDALTTLESVGATAMQPTARAQRQWNLALQHRMSRTVWSTGGCTSWYQDAGGKNTVLWPGSTTGFRRATRRVDLAEYELIKRTAAEPAPHAQEVLA from the coding sequence ATGGCACCCACCCCCAAGCGCGCCGAGCCGACGGCGCCCGCCACGCCCCACGTGCGGGTCGCCGTGATCGGCTCCGGCTTCGGCGGCCTCGGCGCCGGCGTCCGCCTGCGCCGCGCCGGGATCACCGACTTCGTCATCCTGGAGCGCGCCGACTCGGTCGGCGGCACCTGGCGGGACAACAGCTACCCGGGCTGCGCCTGCGACGTGCCCTCGCACCTCTACTCCTTCTCCTTCGCGCCCAACCCCGAATGGCCGCGCAGCTTCTCCGGCCAGCCGGACATCCGCGCCTACCTGGAGAAGGTCACCGACGTCTTCGGCCTGCGCCCGCACCTGCGCTTCAACGCCGAGGTGACCGAGGCCCGCTGGGACGTCGAGCGGACCCACTGGCGGATCACCACCAGCGCCGGCCGATGGACCGCCGACGCGATCGTCTCCGCCGCCGGGCCGCTCGCCGACCCGCAGATCCCCGACCTGCCCGGCCTGGACACCTTCCCCGGCAAGGTGTTCCACACCTCCCGCTGGGACCACGACTACGACCTCGACGGCAAGCGCGTCGCCATGGTCGGCACCGGCGCCTCGGCCGCCCAGATCATCCCCGACATCCAGCCCAGGGCCGGCCGGCTGACGGTCTTCCAGCGCACCCCCGCCTGGGTGCTGCCGCGCCGCGACCGCGAGATCACCACCGCCGAGAAGTGGCTGCACGACCGGCTCCCGGTCACCGCCCAGCTCCGCCGCGGCGTCCTGTTCGCCCTGCGCGAGCTCCAGGTGGACGCCTTCGTCCGGCGCCCCGGCGCGCTGCGCCTGGTGCAGAAGATCGCCGAGCGGCACATCGCGGCCGGCGTCCTCGACCCGGCGCTGCGGGCCCGGCTGACCCCCGACTACCGGATCGGCTGCAAGCGCATCCTGCTGAGCAACACCTACTACCCGGCGCTGGCCGCCGCCAACACCGAGGTGGTCGCCACCGGCCTGTCGCAGGTGCGCGGCTCCACCCTGGTCGCTGCCGACGGCAGCGAGCACGAGGTGGACGCCATCGTCTTCGGCACCGGCTTCCACGTCACCGACATGCCCATCGGCGCCCGGGTGTTCGGCGCGGACGGCCGCAGCCTCGCCGAGGAGTGGAAGGAGGGCATGGAGGCGCTGCGCGGCTCCACCGTCCGGGGCTTCCCCAACCTGTTCTTCGTGATCGGCCCGAACACCGGCCTCGGCAACAGCTCGATGATCCTGATGATCGAGTCGCAGCTGAACTACCTGGTCGACGCTCTCACCACCCTGGAGTCCGTCGGGGCCACCGCGATGCAGCCCACCGCCCGCGCCCAGCGGCAGTGGAACCTCGCCCTGCAGCACCGGATGTCGCGCACGGTCTGGTCCACCGGCGGCTGCACCAGCTGGTACCAGGACGCGGGCGGCAAGAACACCGTGCTGTGGCCCGGATCCACCACCGGCTTCCGGCGGGCCACCCGCCGGGTCGACCTGGCCGAGTACGAGCTGATCAAGCGCACCGCCGCCGAGCCCGCCCCGCACGCCCAGGAGGTCCTCGCATGA
- a CDS encoding MerR family transcriptional regulator, which translates to MEKLRSAAAATARREYRVEELAEAAGITTRTLRFYRERKLLQPPRKEGRIAWYGEAHLARLRVIAELLERGHTLGGIAELIGAGESGRDVAELIGLEAAIIAPWSDETPVDLDWDELDAAFGDQLTEANTAESVAQGFITVRADGITHISRRLMDATTALVAEGVPLAVVLEASRRTQEHVDAIAELFVGLVREHLLGALADDRPLPPGEAAHLTEQILRIRPLARTVADAQFALALDHRVHAEYDEVLRRRRQDGGEGAAPAGGAAGT; encoded by the coding sequence GTGGAGAAGCTCCGATCAGCAGCAGCGGCGACAGCGCGGCGCGAGTACCGGGTGGAGGAGCTGGCCGAGGCCGCCGGCATCACCACCCGTACCCTGCGCTTCTACCGCGAGCGCAAGCTGCTCCAGCCGCCCCGCAAGGAGGGCCGGATCGCCTGGTACGGCGAGGCCCACCTGGCCCGGCTGCGGGTGATCGCCGAACTGCTGGAGCGCGGCCACACCCTCGGCGGCATCGCCGAACTGATCGGCGCCGGCGAGAGCGGGCGCGACGTCGCCGAACTGATCGGCCTGGAGGCCGCGATCATCGCCCCATGGTCCGACGAGACCCCGGTCGACCTGGACTGGGACGAACTCGACGCGGCCTTCGGCGACCAGCTGACCGAGGCCAACACCGCCGAGTCGGTCGCCCAGGGCTTCATCACCGTGCGGGCGGACGGCATCACCCACATCAGCCGCCGGCTGATGGACGCCACCACCGCCCTGGTGGCCGAGGGCGTCCCGCTCGCCGTCGTCCTGGAGGCCAGCCGCCGCACCCAGGAACACGTGGACGCGATCGCCGAACTGTTCGTCGGCCTGGTCCGGGAGCACCTGCTCGGCGCCCTCGCCGACGACCGGCCGCTGCCCCCGGGCGAGGCCGCCCACCTGACCGAGCAGATCCTGCGGATCCGCCCGCTGGCCCGGACGGTCGCGGACGCCCAGTTCGCGCTGGCGCTGGACCACCGGGTGCATGCGGAGTACGACGAGGTGCTGCGCCGGCGACGGCAGGACGGCGGCGAGGGAGCCGCCCCGGCGGGCGGCGCGGCCGGCACCTGA
- a CDS encoding iron-siderophore ABC transporter substrate-binding protein, with amino-acid sequence MSRTPHRSAAVAVALAGGLLLAGCGSGTPAAPGGEAATTGGSHVVRHARGESTVPARPARVVVLDTDSLDSAITLGITPVGATTTAAGAPFPGYLPAERLKDVKPVGTIGSPNLEAIAALRPDLILSSQARDDKHYEDLAKIAPTVLTKTTGPAWQENFRLHAEALGRRHEATATEAGYRAKAQALVAALGGPEKAKGVKVEVARFLAGSPTRLYLNDTFVGSILHDLGLGRPADQDRTGFSLEISPEQVDRAAADVIFWSTYGDAAKSDQAKITGGTLWKNLDAVRNNRTFQVDDNLWMLGIGYTGAGLILDQIRRDLTGTPAP; translated from the coding sequence ATGTCCCGTACGCCCCACCGTTCCGCCGCCGTCGCCGTCGCGCTGGCGGGCGGCCTCCTCCTCGCCGGCTGCGGGTCCGGCACGCCGGCCGCCCCCGGCGGGGAGGCGGCCACGACCGGGGGCTCCCACGTCGTCCGGCACGCCCGCGGCGAGAGCACCGTCCCGGCCCGGCCGGCGCGGGTGGTCGTCCTCGACACCGACTCGCTGGACTCCGCGATCACCCTCGGCATCACCCCCGTGGGCGCCACCACGACGGCGGCCGGCGCGCCCTTCCCCGGCTACCTGCCGGCGGAGCGGCTCAAGGACGTCAAGCCGGTCGGCACCATCGGATCGCCGAACCTGGAGGCGATCGCGGCCCTGCGGCCGGATCTGATCCTCAGCAGCCAGGCCCGGGACGACAAGCACTACGAGGACCTGGCGAAGATCGCTCCGACCGTCCTGACGAAGACCACCGGCCCGGCCTGGCAGGAGAACTTCCGGCTGCACGCCGAGGCCCTCGGGCGGCGACACGAGGCGACGGCCACCGAGGCCGGGTACCGGGCGAAGGCCCAGGCGCTGGTCGCCGCCCTGGGCGGCCCGGAGAAGGCCAAGGGCGTCAAGGTCGAGGTGGCGCGCTTCCTGGCCGGCTCCCCCACCCGCCTGTACCTCAACGACACCTTCGTCGGCTCGATCCTGCACGACCTCGGCCTCGGCCGGCCCGCCGACCAGGACCGGACCGGCTTCTCGCTGGAGATCAGCCCGGAGCAGGTCGACCGGGCCGCCGCCGACGTGATCTTCTGGTCGACGTACGGCGACGCAGCCAAGTCCGACCAGGCGAAGATCACCGGCGGGACGCTCTGGAAGAACCTCGACGCGGTTCGGAACAACCGGACCTTCCAGGTCGACGACAACCTCTGGATGCTCGGCATCGGCTACACCGGCGCCGGCCTGATCCTCGACCAGATCCGGCGGGACCTGACCGGAACGCCCGCGCCCTGA
- a CDS encoding MFS transporter: MAVVEKFRSAVGLTGRRVLLWSLLGRLPNAMCPIGTLLLVTGNTGSVWRGSAATGALAIGQGIGGPLVGRLADRRGQRPVGLAAAVLNTAAILALVLASERDAPLGWQIAPAALVGLSMPLVGPLSRSRWVRLAGGKRELTSSMMSLDGIVDEISFTTGPALVGLLATFADPAAGLLLGAALVGVCATLFALHPSASPGEDTRRVRSAEPLLTTPYVLLLAGMALLGACFGSLQVGVTASTEALGQPGAAGLLYAFLGFTSAFSGVATAALPTRLGLPLRLRTGTALLFAGSLLLLVAGHTTAALTAAIGCVGVAVAPQMITMFGLVERTVPAGRLGEAMAALVSSITLAQSAGTLAGGWAAERWGPGAPFRVTVLAAGAALLLAGLTATEGRYRRRPEPAAPAGPAVEREPATA; the protein is encoded by the coding sequence ATGGCCGTGGTGGAGAAGTTCAGGTCGGCCGTGGGGCTGACCGGGCGGCGGGTCCTGCTCTGGTCGCTGCTCGGACGACTGCCGAACGCGATGTGCCCGATCGGGACGCTGCTGCTGGTGACCGGCAACACCGGCAGCGTCTGGCGCGGCTCGGCGGCGACCGGGGCACTGGCGATCGGCCAGGGCATCGGCGGCCCGCTGGTCGGCCGGCTCGCGGACCGCCGCGGCCAGCGGCCGGTGGGGCTGGCCGCGGCCGTGCTGAACACCGCGGCGATCCTGGCCCTGGTGCTGGCGTCCGAGCGGGACGCGCCGCTCGGCTGGCAGATCGCACCGGCCGCACTGGTCGGCCTGTCGATGCCGCTGGTGGGGCCGCTCTCGCGCAGCCGATGGGTACGACTCGCCGGCGGGAAGCGTGAGTTGACCTCCTCGATGATGTCGCTGGACGGGATCGTCGACGAGATCAGCTTCACCACAGGACCGGCCCTGGTCGGCCTGCTGGCCACCTTCGCCGACCCGGCGGCCGGCCTGCTGCTCGGCGCCGCGCTGGTCGGCGTCTGCGCCACCCTGTTCGCCCTGCACCCGAGCGCCTCCCCCGGCGAGGACACCCGCCGGGTCCGGTCGGCGGAGCCGCTGCTGACCACCCCCTACGTCCTGCTGCTGGCCGGCATGGCCCTGCTCGGGGCCTGCTTCGGCTCGCTGCAGGTCGGCGTCACGGCGAGCACCGAAGCCCTCGGGCAGCCGGGGGCCGCCGGGCTGCTGTACGCGTTCCTCGGATTCACCAGCGCCTTCTCCGGGGTGGCCACCGCAGCCCTGCCGACCCGACTGGGCCTGCCGCTGCGGCTGCGGACGGGCACCGCGCTGCTGTTCGCCGGCTCGCTGCTGCTGCTGGTCGCGGGGCACACCACGGCAGCGCTGACAGCGGCCATCGGGTGCGTCGGGGTGGCCGTCGCACCGCAGATGATCACGATGTTCGGGCTGGTCGAGCGGACCGTCCCGGCCGGCCGGCTGGGCGAGGCGATGGCCGCGCTGGTCAGCAGCATCACCCTGGCGCAGTCCGCGGGGACACTGGCCGGCGGCTGGGCCGCCGAGCGATGGGGGCCGGGCGCCCCGTTCCGGGTCACCGTGCTGGCCGCCGGGGCGGCCCTGCTGCTGGCCGGACTGACCGCCACCGAGGGCCGCTACCGACGCCGCCCCGAACCGGCCGCGCCGGCCGGGCCCGCCGTCGAGCGGGAGCCGGCCACCGCCTGA
- a CDS encoding (2Fe-2S)-binding protein, which produces MPDMRSIRPGAVDLPGGTYHRLAARCPALRVELTTAQGPAATPGQDWAGMADVELHLDRLIAGEATRILAGHDCTPRDHVAASRLLHHYLWTVCLLVSGPWYLERRVPRIRPEDVWIDPVGGGLALRPGDFACLPDDPAAGLPGARVLAGEAELRAELRAVVAGHVTPVLAAFQAPLKRGPRALWGMVTDDLVSGVWYLGRMLGEEGAAVAAATALLPGDTPPFPGAAAFRTLPGTEGRLHRTRTRLGCCLYYTVRPAETCLTCPRTGDAERVRRLELPVP; this is translated from the coding sequence ATGCCCGACATGCGGTCGATCCGGCCCGGTGCCGTCGATCTGCCGGGCGGGACGTACCACCGTCTCGCCGCCCGGTGCCCCGCCCTGCGGGTCGAACTGACGACGGCTCAGGGCCCGGCCGCGACCCCCGGGCAGGACTGGGCCGGCATGGCCGACGTCGAGCTGCACCTCGATCGGCTGATCGCCGGCGAGGCCACCCGCATCCTGGCGGGCCACGACTGCACCCCGCGCGACCACGTCGCCGCCTCCCGGCTGCTGCACCACTACCTGTGGACCGTCTGCCTGCTCGTCAGCGGCCCCTGGTACCTGGAGCGCCGGGTGCCCCGGATCCGCCCGGAGGACGTCTGGATCGACCCCGTCGGCGGCGGCCTGGCGCTGCGCCCCGGCGACTTCGCCTGCCTGCCGGACGACCCCGCGGCCGGCCTGCCGGGAGCGCGGGTGCTGGCCGGCGAGGCCGAGCTGCGGGCCGAGCTGCGGGCGGTCGTCGCCGGCCACGTCACCCCGGTGCTCGCCGCCTTCCAGGCCCCCCTGAAGCGCGGCCCGCGCGCGCTGTGGGGCATGGTCACCGACGACCTGGTCTCCGGCGTCTGGTACCTGGGCCGGATGCTCGGCGAGGAGGGGGCCGCCGTCGCGGCCGCCACCGCGCTGCTCCCCGGTGACACCCCGCCCTTCCCCGGCGCCGCCGCGTTCCGCACCCTGCCGGGCACCGAGGGGCGGCTGCACCGGACCCGCACCCGGCTCGGCTGCTGCCTCTACTACACCGTCCGGCCCGCCGAGACCTGCCTCACCTGCCCGCGCACCGGCGACGCCGAACGGGTGCGGCGGCTGGAACTGCCCGTCCCCTGA